The segment ACTTGGGCAGAGTACAGGCTTTGACTACATCCGCACTAAAAATCCTACCCGCTCTGTCCTCGAAGAAGCGGCAGCGGCCCTGGAATCCGGGGATGCCGGCTTCGCCTGCGCTTCCGGTATGGCTGCACTGTCCACGGTGTTCACCTTGTTTGGACAAGGGGACCATCTCATTGTATCGCTGGACTTGTACGGCGGTACTTACCGGCTGCTGGAACGGATTCTCTCCAAATACGGCATCAGCGCCTCCTATGTAGATACGAATGATCTGGATGGACTGGAAGCGGCCCGCCAGCCGGGCACGAAGGCTGTATTCATTGAGACGCCGACCAACCCGCTGATGATGATAACGGATGTCGAAGCCGTATGTACCTGGGCCCGCCGTCACGGGCTGCTCACGATTGTAGACAATACGCTGCTGACTCCGTTCTTCCAGCGCCCGCTGGAGCTTGGAGCAGATATCGTGGTTCACAGTGCGACTAAGTACCTGGGCGGGCATAACGATGTGCTGGCGGGTCTGATCGTGACCAAGGGGGCAGAATTGTCGGCTGAAATGGCCGTCCTGCATAACTCCCTGGGAGCGGTTCTCGCGCCGAATGACAGCTACCAGCTGATGAAGGGTATGAAGACCCTCGCGCTGCGCATGGAGCGGCATGAGAGCAACGCTCTGGCTATTGCCCGTTATCTGCAGGAGCATCCGGCGATTGCCGAGGTCTTCCACCCGGGCCTGCCTGATCATCCGGGCTATGCCATCCAGAACCGCCAGTCCTCCGGCAACACGGGAATCTTCTCCTTCAAGGTAAAAGAGGCCAGCTATGTGGAGCCGCTGCTCCGCCATATCCGGCTGATCGCCTTCGCCGAGAGTCTGGGCGGTGTTGAATCGCTGATGACCTATCCGGCGATACAGACCCACGCCGATATTCCGGCTGAAATCCGCGATGCTGTAGGTGTGGATGACCGGCTGCTGCGCTTCTCTGTCGGCATAGAGCATGTAGATGATCTGATCGCTGATCTGGGACAGGCTCTGGAGGCCGCCCGGAGCGAGCTGGAATAAGGCACCGCCGGACCCGCCAGGCTGTGCAGCAACCGCAGAACGTACAAGCAGCAGTGCCTTCGGGCGCTGCTGTTTAATTTTGTATGGGACAAGGGAAATTATCCGTCCTGCGCTGCGAAACATTTCTCAAGAACAGCCGATTGTGATACGATGGGAGAACGGACTATTTTTATTTCAAATTGTATTTATCTCATAGACTTCATAGATGAAGAGGAGGCCGTCAACAGTGAGTGCAGTCGATCTTATACTGGGTAAGGCACTGAAGGGTGAACGTCTTCAGTTGGAAGATACGGTCACATTG is part of the Paenibacillus sp. FSL M7-0420 genome and harbors:
- a CDS encoding aminotransferase class I/II-fold pyridoxal phosphate-dependent enzyme, which encodes MDEKLRIESRLAQIGSMEDPATGAINYPIYHATAFRHPRLGQSTGFDYIRTKNPTRSVLEEAAAALESGDAGFACASGMAALSTVFTLFGQGDHLIVSLDLYGGTYRLLERILSKYGISASYVDTNDLDGLEAARQPGTKAVFIETPTNPLMMITDVEAVCTWARRHGLLTIVDNTLLTPFFQRPLELGADIVVHSATKYLGGHNDVLAGLIVTKGAELSAEMAVLHNSLGAVLAPNDSYQLMKGMKTLALRMERHESNALAIARYLQEHPAIAEVFHPGLPDHPGYAIQNRQSSGNTGIFSFKVKEASYVEPLLRHIRLIAFAESLGGVESLMTYPAIQTHADIPAEIRDAVGVDDRLLRFSVGIEHVDDLIADLGQALEAARSELE